Below is a window of Leptospiraceae bacterium DNA.
TACAAATCGTGCATCATTATCATGCAAATAGGCATCGGAATATTCAAATCCACCTACTGCATTGTCTAATTTGATGATATCCTCTTCCTGGTTCATCATCGCTTTCGTTAAATATTTTGGAGGCTTTGTAAAGAAATTTCCCATTAGCCAATAGAATAAGGTTCCAGCGTATAACTTCAACACACCATGTCTAAATCCTTTTGTGATTGTGGTAAAGAATCGAATTTCTTCTACTGTCGAGGGGTAATTACGCATTAGCTTGTTGCGAGACATACAGAGTTTACGAACGAGTCCAAACTCGAATGTTTCCATGTATTTGATTCCACCCCAGGCGAGGTTAGAAGAACTCTGGCTCGTAAAGCCTGCAAAATCTCCTTTATCAATAAGAGCAACTTTTGCACCCTTAGCCGACAAAGCGGATGCGGCTACAGCGCCGTTAATCCCTCCTCCTAAAATAATCACATCAAAATTTTCTTTTTGTAACTTTGTAAGGTTACTTTCTCTTAGTTTCATATATCCTCTTTATCCTTAAAATTAGTCCACCAATCCATGGCGGATACCGCATCTACTATGATTCCATATTTTTTCTTAGCAAGTGAAAGCTGTGCAAGCTCGGGCTTAGAAATATAGGCTTTGATTTCGTCCATATCTAGAAATATTTCGTCGACTAGATTTAGTTTGAAAGCCTGCTTTACTTCTTTTAGAAAAGATTTTTTATATAATAAAATAGAACACTGGCATAAAACAGACCAGGGGAAAATGGGCGTTTGCTCCAATGTCTTAAATAATTCATTGAAGTATTGATACAAATCTTCCCTTGGATACTCACCAATTTCTACCATCGTGACGAGTGCTTCCATGCAGGCTGCTCTACAGTATTCATTTAATTCTTTGTTTTCGATAACTTTTTTTAAAGGAGCATCATTTCCATTGGCAATGGAGGCAAGTATAGAGCCTAGATTTTGAAGAACTATATCACCAGTTAAAGGAGTTAAAAAATTTCCCTTTCTAGAGAAAAGTTTTAGTGTAGGGGCAAATGCATTTTTATCTCTAAACTCTGCAAGTAGATAAAGAGAATACAACCAATCATTGTATTCTACTCGCTCTGTGGGATTCTGAGGCTTAGCCGCTTCTCGTTTTAGAATCTTAAGTAAGTCCTGACGGTATAGCTTTGGATTGTGTTGAATTTCCGTTAGCTCCTCGCGTGTCATCTGACGACCGGCAAGGTTTAATTTTTCTAAGACCGTTTCTTTTTTCATTTTATAAACTTCAATGTATTCTCTGTATCTAGATATTTTTTAATTTTTTCATATGGAACTTTTACTTCCACTGCTTGCATTGCATGAATATCAAATAGGTTAATCAAGACTAAAGAATCTGCCGTAAGATAATAATCGTATTGATTTTTTTTGAGTGCGATAAACTCTTCTTTGTCGCTGATGCTTTTGTCTTTTAGCATTACCTCTGTCATAAATTTATGAAGAGGAACTATAAACTTTTTGTCTTTTTTAAAAAGAGAATCAAAAGGAATTTGTTTTCCAGTTGTTAAATCGAAATTGTATGTTTTAAAAGTATTATTTGGATAGGCATTGCCTTCTTGAAAGCTAGAAAAATCAGAGTGAATACTCAAAATTGTATCGGTCTTTAGTTTTACACTAAAATTTCCAGTGACAGAAAAAGGATGAGCATTCTTATCTTTCTTATTGCATTCGAATTCATTGTCATAGGATTCTAGTTTTGTAAAATCATCTACAAAAATCTTGCCGATTGCGCGAATGATATTGCCATCGTATTTAGAGTCTTTGCCTAATTTGAAAATTGGATATTGAATTTTATAAGTGCAGTTGCTTTCTTTTTTGTCTAAGGTCTTTTTTTCAATAGATAAAGGCTCTTTTGATTGGGAACATACATTGAGAGAAGAATATAAAAAAAGACTTAGAAACAGAAGCATTTTCTTTTGAGGCATTATCATATAATATATACAATTTAAATGTTTTTAAAATTGTAAATCACAATCCTTGTCCGTTTTTTTGACATAGACAATGGAAAAATGTTGTATGAAAATACAAGACCTACACATATGCTTGAGAAATGAAGCAATTCGGTTTAATTTTACTTTTTTTAGGAATCCTTAATTGTGCGAGTAGCGTCGATTTTATACCGGATCCAGATTTTACAGAGGAAAATCCCCATTACACCAAGACAAAAGCTGAGGAAGTCGAAATTCTTGCTGAAAGACCAATTCGTGATTTTAAAATGGTAGGCACTGTAATCTTTCGTAACTTCGTAAGTCCGATGGATATGCAATCAGAGCTTCACGCTTTGCAAAGAGAAATGTTTCGATTAAAGATTGACGGAGTTTGGATTTACAAAAAGACTTTAGAAACTGTTCCCCCTTTACTTATAAATACACAAAATCAGGAAGGTATGACTGTCGCCTACACGGAATCACATAAAGAAATGGGAAAGCTAACAGGGTATCCATACAGATATAGGAAGATCAATGACAACAACCCCAAGAAAGTTCGATAGCGAAATCAGAATCACGGAAAGCGGCAAATGGCTATTTCGCGGTGGAGAGATTACGCAGGATAATGTGCTCGGTTTCTTTAAGAAAAATATACGGGAAGATGATCTGGGAATTTATATTACAAATACCTATGCTGAGTTTACAGAGCATGGTTATTTAGATACGAAAGTAATTTTTCTAAAGATCATCGACTCAGTTCAAGAGGATAACAATATATATCTGATAGGAGAAGAGGAAAGTAAAACTAACATTCTTGATTTTTACTTTTATTCTGACTTAGAGGAAAAAATCTTTTGTATGCGTAAGTCAGATCAATTTATCAAATTTACCTTTAACCGCCAAATGCATTCTTTTATTTCCAGTCTAATGATAGAGGAAAACGGGAATTATTTCCTTCAAACAAACGAAGAAAAAATCCCTGTTATACCTTTTACAAAACCAATCGAAGTAAATATACCTGAAAAATTTAAAGTCTAGCTAAAATGTATCATTCCCAAAATTTTCTATTGGGAATCTCTACTTCATGAGATCCCCGATAGAAAATTTCGGGGATGACAACTTACCGTATAAATTTTTCAAGTTTACTATTCTGTCCAGTTGTATTTTTCGGCTTTGAAGATTAGATCCAAGAGAGGGACAATGGGAGTTGTGAGAAATAAAGCCCAGATTAGATTGTTGGTTTTATAAAACTGAAACGCCCACGCATAAGCAATCGTAGCCACAAGAAGTGCATGAAGAATACGCGCGACTCGATGATCGGGAACAGTCTTGGGATCTGTAATCATAAAAAAAGTAAATAGAATCAAGGCTCCATTTTGCAATTGATGAAACAAAACATCCCATCTATAATCAAATCTTAAAATACGATAACTAAGAAAAGAAAAGTAGAAAAACAAAAAAGCATAACTGATCTCGGAAATTCTAGCACGACCCGATACAATAAATCCAAATACAAGAAGCCAAATTCCAATGGTCAATTCAAATCCCCACTGACCCGGAGAAATCCATGTTCCCGGAAAGAGATTAATCCCAAGAATGACTCCAAGCATGGCGGGGTTAAATAAATGTTTGCCGCGAATTCGAATCGTATACTTAGAAGAGATAACAAGAAACGCAATCAGTGGATGAACCCAAAAAGAGTCGCTTCTGATTAGAAGCGACATTCCAAAGCAACTAATGACTGTGCTAAGAAAAGCAATATCAATCTTTAAAATCCGCATCCAAATCAACTGTGTGAGAATTCCGGAAAGAAAGGTCAGAGCGATTTGGAAGGGATGAATGGAAAAATCTCGAAAGAATACACCGATTCCTAAAAGAGTTCCCATGAGGAAAATTTGGAGTAACCGGACATCCGAGCGCAGTAGAATATAAAAATCATTTGCTCTCGAATGTAAGTTAAGCATAGAGCCCTCGTCCCTATTTTGAATCTTCCTTTTTATCTTCTAGCTTTTCTTCACCTGTGTCTAGAACAATCTCGTCAAATACACTGACAGGAAGAAGAACAGATTGGTCTAGAATATAGACATTTCTAAATTTCTCTTCTGTTGTTTTGATCTTTTGTAAGTCTTTGGCTTTGTCGTCTGGATTTACTTTTTTTGAGTTCAACGATATAAGTAGCCACCCCTTCCCCTTTTGTATCTTCTTTATTCTTCACACCGGTTCCGAGTTTTACATCAGGCCAGCGGGGCTCATTGTTTTTTCCTTTTAACGTTTCTTCTCGGAGTGGAGTATAGACATTAGCCGTATAGAAGACTTTTGTTCCAAAGACAGGAAACTTCTGATAGACAGGAACAGTTCTGTGCTTGGTGACATTTCGACTTGAATAGGTTGGAACATTATCGCAACTAGTTATTTTCTTTGAGGCGCCGGAGCCTGTGGATTCATATTTGGTATTGCATTCTTTCTTGGTTCCTGTTTGGTAACGCTCGCTTTCGGTGTAGGTTTCGTTCTTTGTGCCAACTTGACGGTCTTCATAGGAGCGAATTTCTTGAGAAGATTTTAGTTTTACAATATCTTCTCCCTTTAGTTCCCCTTCCCAATCAGACTGTTGGACTGTTGTATAGCGCATAATAGGAATTGTGCGTTGCCAGGAAACATCGACGACTTGAAAGCTAACATTATGAGTCTTGCCAAGAAAATACAAAGAAGTGATGCAAGCTCCAAGTAAAGAAAGTCCCCAGATACTAAACTTCTTCCAATTAAATCCTTTCTTGGGATTTTCAACGGGAGTTGTTTTTTCTACTTTTTTTGCAGCCTTTAGTTCTTTTTCCTTTTGAACTTCAAAGTAATTCTTTTTGCTCGACTCCTGAGAGGCACCGCAGGATAAACAGTTGTTATCCGTGACAGAGTTTAAAGTTTCACAAAAAGAACAAAGCCAATCTGCGCCTGCTTTGAATTTGTCCGCTAGGGCTTTGTCTTCTACTTTTTCTTCTTTGCCTTCCTTTAAGTAGAATTTTATATTTTCATTTCTCGCATTTCCACAAGACGGACAGGTTCTAACATCACCACGAATCGCCTTCTGACCGCATTTATCGCAGTCCCAATATTCATACACTAATTCTTCTGTAACTGTAGCCATAAACCGAGACAGTATTCAGACTTAGTTTTTTTTCAAGGATTTAATTTTGTGAATTGTCTTAGATAGAATTCATTGGATTGTGTCTAACGAAGGAATTTTTATGAAGCAAGCACTGATTAAATTTGGCAGCAGATGGTTATTATCCCTACTCCTAATATTCACAGAAATGGGATGCTTACCTAGAGTCGAGTTTTGGATTGCAAATGAATCCAATGCAGAATATAAAATCGAGATTCTATTTAAGAAAAAATATACAATAGAAGGATTTAATGCTCTCTTTGGATATAAAATTGATAGACCGATTGCAGTTGCCAGAACACCGGCACCCTCCTACGATGATATGTTTTTTCAATCGGATATGAGTAAAAAAGATCCAAATCGACTGACAGAAACTGATTTTCAATACAATCCAGTTACGGCTACTTTTTATTATACGCTAAGATCGAAAAATGCATTCCTACTCGAACAAGCCACAAGCCCCAATGACTCGCGAGGAATTGAACTAATTCAAGAATTAAAATTTATCTCGAAAGATGGAGAGATCATCTATCGAGGGAAAGAAATTCGCAAACTATTTCTGGCAAACAAGAATTTGACGATTGTATTAAAATAGGATTTCTAATTCTAAAAATAGTTCTGTCAGTTTCAAAACAATCATGACTTTGTTTCCGCTAGCGGCAAAGTAAAAGTAAACGTGCTTCCCTTTCCAACTTCACTGATTGCCCAAATCGTTCCACCTTGTTTTTCTACAAATTCCTTACATAAAATAAGTCCGAGTCCTGTTCCTTCTTCGTTATCTGTTCCATGGCTAGTAACCTTAGAATCAATCCTGAAAAGTTTGTCTATATTCATAGGTTCAATTCCAACGCCTGTATCGGTTATCGAAACTTCCAAAAAAATATCCTTTCTCTGTGTGGATACTGTTATTTTGCCGTTAGCATGCGTAAACTTAATTGCATTAGTTAATAGGTTTCTAAGAATTGTAGCGGTTAAGGAATTGTCAGCATAAACTATGTCTTCTGTAGAAATATTACTTTCGATTGTAATATTCTTTTTAAGGGCACTTCCATTTATTATTGGAATCGTAATGGAAAGCAATTCATTCATTGAACTATTTCGGGGGATAATTTTGATTTTCTCTGTCTGCGATTTTGCCCATTGCATTAAATTTTCTAGCAATGCATACGACTGCTTTGCTGTATGATTCATTATTTGGGCATATTGTTGAATCTGATCAGTCGTATAGTTGGGTGCATTTTCAAAGAGTAATTTACTGAATCCAAGTAAAGTGTTGAAAGGATTTTTTAGATCATGCGCAATGATGGAGAAGAATTTATCCTTAGTTGCATTTAGTTCTTTTAGCTGTTCATTTGTTTTTCTTATTTTTTCGCGAGACTGTTTTATTTCAATATGAGTTGCCACTCTCATTGTCAACTCTGCCGTGTGAAAGGGCTTAGTGATATAATCCACAGCTCCGATTTCAAATCCCTTTACTATTTTTTCTGAATCAATAACAGCCGTTAGAAATATAACTGGAATTTCTTTCGTGTCTGGATTTGCTTGCAGAATTTTGCACACTTCAAATCCATCCATTTCCGGCATTTGTATATCTAGCAAAATTAAATCAGGACTTTCTTTTTTAACTGAGTCGAGGGCTTGACTACCCGAAGTTGCAATGGAGACATTGTATCCAATTTCGTGTAGAGTTTTCCCTAATACTTGAATATTTTTAGGAGTATCATCTACGATTAGAATTAGAGGTTTCTTTCTATCAAACATCTTTGGCACTTACCTCCAAAATTTCTAAAAGGAGCATCGTTGTATCATCTTTAAACTTTCTATTGCAATAGTTACCAATTATTTCATACAACTCATCTAAGCATTCATTGCCTGATTTATTTTTTAGTTTAATGGTTGTTTCATTAAATCGCTCTAAGCCATACAACTTTTCTTTCGAATCAAATACTTCGAACATCCCATCTGAATAAATCAGAAGTTTGTTTCCTTTTCTAAGTTTAAAAATATAATCATCAAACTCTACATCAGGTATCAATACAAGAGGCACACCTCTTCCTTCTAAAGTTTCAACTTTTTTTCCTTCAATCAAAGAAATCGGATGATGCCCTGCATAGGAATAATGAAGTTCGCCTCGATGGACATAATACTTTATATATACTCCCACAAAAAAATGTTCCTTAATGAGTGGAATTATATGTTGGTTAATGATAGTTAAACTCTCGGCAGGACTTACATTCTTAGAAGAAGCAATTTTAAAAGCAAGTAATATCATTCCTGACATGAGAGCAGAGGAAACTCCATGTCCGGAGATATCTCCAAATAGTAAATCAATCCTCTGGTCTGTATCGGACGGATAATCTTCGTAAGCTATTAGATCTCCTCCAATTTTAAAGTATGGTTTATAAAAACTACTAAATTGAAAATATTTTGATTTGGGAAACTCTGTCGCAATCAGTGAGGCTTGGGTTTGAATGGCAACATTTAGATAACCATCCATCTTGTCATAGAGTTCCTGCAACTTTTCACGAGACTGTTTTATCTCTATATGCGTTGCTACACGTGCAGATAACTCGGCAGTATTAAAAGGTTTTGTAATATAATCAACAGCTCCCAATTCAAATCCATTTAGAATTCTTTCTGGCTCAATGACCGCAGTTAGAAATATAACAGGAATACCTTTTGTATCTGGATCTAATTTGAGAATCTTGCAAACCTCAAATCCATCCATTTCCGGCATTTGAATATCAAGCAAAATTAAATCAGGCTTTTCCTTTTTCACCGATTCGAGTGCTTGCATTCCTGAAGTAGCAATTGAAACATTGTATCCTATGTCATGAAGAGTCTTACCTAATACTTGAATATTTTTGGGTGTATCATCTACAATGAGAATTAACGGTTTATGTGTATTATCCACATTACTTCCTTATAAGTATAATTTTTATTCGTATCTAGTCTAAAAATTTTTCTTTGATTTCAAGAATTACCGATAGCTGGTTAATAAACAGGTCAACTAATCTCGGATCAAAATGTTGTTCTTTTTCTTTTTGTAATAAACTAATAGCGTCATCAATCGACCATGCTTTCTTATATGGTCTTTCGGAAGTCAATGCATCAAAAACATCAGCAACTGCAACGATTCTTGCTTCAATCGGAATTGCTTCTCCAATTAATCCATTGGGATAGCCTGATCCATTCCATTTTTCATGATGCGAAAATGCAATGCGCTCTGCCATCTGGATTAATTCGGATTCACTATTTGCTAAAAGTTCAGCCCCGATTTTTGCATGAGTTTTCATAATTTCAAATTCCTCAAAAGTCAGCTTTCCTGGTTTTAATAAAATTATATCTGGAATTCCAATCTTACCAACATCATGCATCATGCTTGCACTTAGAAACATTGCTAGTTTTGCATTTTCCATTTTGGCAGCTTCTCCAAGAATAACAGAATAATGACTCATTCTTTTTACATGCATCCCTGTTTCATTGTCTCTAAATTCTGCTGCTCTTCCTAGCCTATCAACTAAGTCTAGTTTCGATATCTCAATTGTTTTCAAAGCTTCTCGTAATTCAATGGTTCGCGCATCTACTACTTCTTCTAAATTTTCAGTTAGCTTTTTATTTTCGATATGAGTCTTTACCCTCGCCAATAATTCTAATGACTGAAACGGCTTAGTAATATAATCCACTGCCCCGATTTCAAATCCTATGAGTATATCATCAGTATCCGCTTTAGCTGTTAAAAATATTACAGGTATCTTAGAAGTATGCGCTGATGCTTTTAGTATTTTGCAAACTTCAAAGCCATTCATTTCTGGCATTTCGATATCTAGTAAAATTAAATCAGGAAGTCCGGCGTTTATTAAATCTAGTGCTTGTTTTCCGGACATTGCTACACTAATGTTGTATTCTTTATCATGCAGAATTTTACCTACTACCTGAATGTTATTGGGAGCATCGTCCACAACAAGAATTAGAGGTTTTTTTAAAGTTTCCAAGATTCTTCCTTTTTAATGAAAATTGATATTTCATCTAACGTTGTGTAAATTTTATCTGTATTGAATGTCTCAATAGAATCTTTTAATTCTGAGCAGAATTTTTTTAATCTTGCTATATCATGTTCTACAGAAAATTTTTCTAACTCTTTTTCAAATGCAATTAAACTATCAAAGTTTAAAAATTGCTTTAAGTTTAAAACAATTGGTAAATATTTTTGAAGTAATTCAAATTTAGTTTCAACGGATAATGGCTCTTTTGCTCTTACAGAAGCTGTAATAGTTTCAATCGGTTTCTCTACTTCTGCAATTTCAGTTTTAAGTTCATTGGGTAAGTATTTAGTAAGCAATTCTAATAGGTCGTATTTATAAACTGGCTTTAATAAAAATGAATCAACGATTTTTGCAAATCTCTTTCTCTTCTCCAATTCCTGATGCAGTAAGAGCAATAACTGGAATATGTTTCAATTTTTCATCTGCTTTAATTAGCTTGGCAGCAGTGTATCAATCCATAACTGGCATTTGCATATCCATTAAAATAAGATCGGGATCTATTTTAGGAGCAAGATTGCCACAGTCTTCCCCATTCTCAACCTCGATTACAGTAATATTGAAAGGTTCGAGATATAATTTAATAACTTGTCGGTTAGATAGAACATCTTCCGCGAGTAAGACAGTAGGGTTTTTAAATCGAATCTGTTTAAGCCAATTCCTTCCATTTATTATTTCTTCCTCCGTTTTGAGAGCGCCTATTTCAATATCAAAAAGGGATACAATAAAAATGGAACCTTTTCCAATTTCACTTTCTACGGAAATTGTTCCACCGATTAGTTCAACTAGACGCCGAGTAATGCTTAATCCTAAACCCGTTCCGCCGTATTTACTTCTACTTTGTCTTGCCATTTGTCTGAATGG
It encodes the following:
- a CDS encoding DUF1186 domain-containing protein; its protein translation is MKKETVLEKLNLAGRQMTREELTEIQHNPKLYRQDLLKILKREAAKPQNPTERVEYNDWLYSLYLLAEFRDKNAFAPTLKLFSRKGNFLTPLTGDIVLQNLGSILASIANGNDAPLKKVIENKELNEYCRAACMEALVTMVEIGEYPREDLYQYFNELFKTLEQTPIFPWSVLCQCSILLYKKSFLKEVKQAFKLNLVDEIFLDMDEIKAYISKPELAQLSLAKKKYGIIVDAVSAMDWWTNFKDKEDI
- a CDS encoding response regulator; its protein translation is MARQSRSKYGGTGLGLSITRRLVELIGGTISVESEIGKGSIFIVSLFDIEIGALKTEEEIINGRNWLKQIRFKNPTVLLAEDVLSNRQVIKLYLEPFNITVIEVENGEDCGNLAPKIDPDLILMDMQMPVMD
- a CDS encoding SpoIIE family protein phosphatase; amino-acid sequence: MDNTHKPLILIVDDTPKNIQVLGKTLHDIGYNVSIATSGMQALESVKKEKPDLILLDIQMPEMDGFEVCKILKLDPDTKGIPVIFLTAVIEPERILNGFELGAVDYITKPFNTAELSARVATHIEIKQSREKLQELYDKMDGYLNVAIQTQASLIATEFPKSKYFQFSSFYKPYFKIGGDLIAYEDYPSDTDQRIDLLFGDISGHGVSSALMSGMILLAFKIASSKNVSPAESLTIINQHIIPLIKEHFFVGVYIKYYVHRGELHYSYAGHHPISLIEGKKVETLEGRGVPLVLIPDVEFDDYIFKLRKGNKLLIYSDGMFEVFDSKEKLYGLERFNETTIKLKNKSGNECLDELYEIIGNYCNRKFKDDTTMLLLEILEVSAKDV
- a CDS encoding RnfABCDGE type electron transport complex subunit D — translated: MLNLHSRANDFYILLRSDVRLLQIFLMGTLLGIGVFFRDFSIHPFQIALTFLSGILTQLIWMRILKIDIAFLSTVISCFGMSLLIRSDSFWVHPLIAFLVISSKYTIRIRGKHLFNPAMLGVILGINLFPGTWISPGQWGFELTIGIWLLVFGFIVSGRARISEISYAFLFFYFSFLSYRILRFDYRWDVLFHQLQNGALILFTFFMITDPKTVPDHRVARILHALLVATIAYAWAFQFYKTNNLIWALFLTTPIVPLLDLIFKAEKYNWTE
- a CDS encoding DUF4163 domain-containing protein, whose product is MPQKKMLLFLSLFLYSSLNVCSQSKEPLSIEKKTLDKKESNCTYKIQYPIFKLGKDSKYDGNIIRAIGKIFVDDFTKLESYDNEFECNKKDKNAHPFSVTGNFSVKLKTDTILSIHSDFSSFQEGNAYPNNTFKTYNFDLTTGKQIPFDSLFKKDKKFIVPLHKFMTEVMLKDKSISDKEEFIALKKNQYDYYLTADSLVLINLFDIHAMQAVEVKVPYEKIKKYLDTENTLKFIK
- a CDS encoding response regulator, yielding METLKKPLILVVDDAPNNIQVVGKILHDKEYNISVAMSGKQALDLINAGLPDLILLDIEMPEMNGFEVCKILKASAHTSKIPVIFLTAKADTDDILIGFEIGAVDYITKPFQSLELLARVKTHIENKKLTENLEEVVDARTIELREALKTIEISKLDLVDRLGRAAEFRDNETGMHVKRMSHYSVILGEAAKMENAKLAMFLSASMMHDVGKIGIPDIILLKPGKLTFEEFEIMKTHAKIGAELLANSESELIQMAERIAFSHHEKWNGSGYPNGLIGEAIPIEARIVAVADVFDALTSERPYKKAWSIDDAISLLQKEKEQHFDPRLVDLFINQLSVILEIKEKFLD
- a CDS encoding hybrid sensor histidine kinase/response regulator; this translates as MFDRKKPLILIVDDTPKNIQVLGKTLHEIGYNVSIATSGSQALDSVKKESPDLILLDIQMPEMDGFEVCKILQANPDTKEIPVIFLTAVIDSEKIVKGFEIGAVDYITKPFHTAELTMRVATHIEIKQSREKIRKTNEQLKELNATKDKFFSIIAHDLKNPFNTLLGFSKLLFENAPNYTTDQIQQYAQIMNHTAKQSYALLENLMQWAKSQTEKIKIIPRNSSMNELLSITIPIINGSALKKNITIESNISTEDIVYADNSLTATILRNLLTNAIKFTHANGKITVSTQRKDIFLEVSITDTGVGIEPMNIDKLFRIDSKVTSHGTDNEEGTGLGLILCKEFVEKQGGTIWAISEVGKGSTFTFTLPLAETKS